Part of the Cereibacter sphaeroides 2.4.1 genome, CTCGTGATCCACCGCACGCCGGTGGGCCTCCGGCTCTATGCGGTGGGCGGCCATCCCGAGGCCGCGCGCGCGGCGGGCCTCAACGTGGGTCTCCATGTCTGGGGCACCTATGTCTTCGCGGGCCTCTGCGCGGGATTGGCGGCCATCCTCATCGTCTCGCGCCTCTCGGCCTCGACGCCGGGGACGGGCGAGCTTCTGCTCTCGATCCTCGCCGCGGCGCTTCTCGGCACGGTCTTCTCGCGCCGCTTCGTGCCGACCGTGGGCGGCACCGTCCTGTCGGTGATCTTCATCGGCTTTCTCGCCAACGGCTTCCAGCTTCTGCATCTGTCGAGCTACTGGGTCTCGGGCGTGCAGGGCGCGCTGATCCTGCTGGTCGTCGCCGTCACCTCCTATGCCCGTCCGCAGGAGCACTGAGCCATGAGCCTCTCCCTCTCCCGCCATCTGCCGAAGGACCGCGAGAGCTTCTCGACGCTGGCCGTGCTGGTGGCCTTCGTGGGCCTGTTCCTCGTCTTCGCCACGCAGGCCGATGCGTTCCTGACGCTCGGCAACCTGCGCAACGTGCTGGTGAACAACGTGGTCCTCCTCGCCATCGTGGCGCTCGGCGTGACCTTCGTCGTCTCCTCGGGCGGCATCGACCTCTCGGTGGGCGTGTCGGTGGACATGGCGAGCCTCGTCTTCGTCTCGGCGCTGGCCGCGGGCGTGGCGGCGCCGCTGGGGCTCGCCGCCGGTCTCGGCGCGGCGCTCCTCGTGGGGCTGCTGAACGCCATCCTCATCGCGCGGCTGAAGATCAGCCCCTTCCTCGCCACGCTGGGCGTGCTCTTCATCGGCCAGTCGGTCCAGCGTCTGGCCACCGGCGGCGGCCAGCCGATCTATCTCGTGACCAAGGAGTATGCCGCGATCTTCAACGCCATCTCGCGCTCGAGCCTTCTGGGCGTGCCGACGCCGGTCTGGGTGCTGATCCTGTGCGTCCTCGCAACCTGGCTTGCGCTGCACCGCATGGGCTTCGGCCGGCAGGTGCAGGCCATCGGCGCGCGCCCGGGCGTGGCCTGGTATTCCGGCATCCGCGTGCCCTCGCGGCTGACGCAGGTCTATATCCTCGCGGCCGTCCTCGCCGGGATCACAGGGATCCTGCTCTCGGCCACGGTGCGCTCCTATGTGCCGATGTCGGGCAATGCCTTCCTCCTCGATGCCATCGGCGCCACCTTCATCGGCACCACCATCAGCCGCGAGCGCCGGCCCTCGATCCTCGGCACGCTTCTGGGCGTGGCGCTCCTCGCCATGGTCAAGAACGGCCTCCTGCTCATCGGCTGGAACTTCTACTGGCAGCAGGTGGGGATCGGGGTCCTCGTCTTCGCCGTGCTCGCCCTCAGCTTCGGCCTCCAGCGCCGCCACTAACGGAAAACAGAGATCATGCCGACCTATGACGTGAGTTCCATCGGGTTCTATGTCTGCGACATCCTCGGTCGCCCCGTGACCCGCATCCCCGACGGCGGCCGCGCCGACTACATCCAGGAGATCCGGATGACGGTCGCGGGCACCGCCGGAGCCACCGCCGCCGACTGCGCCATCCTCGGCCTGAAGACCCTCGCCGTCACCACGGTGGGCGAGGACGAGATGGGCGACTTCATGGTGGCCAAGCTCACCCGCTTCGGCGTCGATTGCGCCATGGTGGCGCGCGACGGCTCGGTCCAGACGTCGGCCACCATCCTGCCGGTGCGCCCGAACGGCGAGCGGCCCGCGCTCCATGTGCCGGGCACCGCCGCCACCTTCCGCATCCCCGAGGGCCGGCTCGACGCCGCACTCGATGCGCGCATCGTCCATGTCGGTGGCACCGGCCTTCTGAAGAGCTTCGACGGCGCCCCTACGGTCGAGGCGCTGCGCCGCGCGAAGGAGCTCGGGCGCATCACCACTTTCGATCTGATCCAGGCCACGCCCGAGACCTTTGAGCTGGTCCGCCCCTGCCTGCCCTACATCGACTATTTCGTGCCTTCGATCGAGGAGGCCTCCGAGATGGCGGGCACGACCGATCCGGCCGAGGTGGCGCGCTTCTTCAAGGGCCTCGGCGTGAAGAACGCGATCCTGACCATGGGCGGGGAGGGGGTCTACGTCTCGCCCGAGGCGGGCGAGGATTTCCGCTTGCCCGCCCATGCCATCGAGGTGGTCGATACCACGGGCTGCGGCGACAGCTTCACCGCCGGCGTGATCGTGGGCCTCGCCCGCGGCTGGGACCTGCGCGACTGCTGCCGCTTCGCCTCGGCGGTGGCGGCGCGGGTCGCGATGGGGCTCGGCTCCGACGGAAAGCTCGTCTCGTTCGAGGACACGATCGAGGCCATGAACACCTTGCCCCTGCGGGCGAACTGAGGACGGACGGATGACGAAGACGGCGGTTGTGACGGGGGCGGCGCGCGGGATCGGGCGCGCGCTCGCGGTGGGGCTCGCAGAGGCGGGCTACGATGTGGCGGTGACGGATCTGGCCGCGCAGGCCGACGGGCTGGCCGAGACGCGCGCGCTGATCGAGGCCGCGGGCCGGCGCGCCTTCGTCGAGACGGTGGATGTCTCGGACCGGGCCGCGGTCGTCGCCGCGATGGCGCGGATCGAGGACGCCGCGGGCGGGATCGACGTGCTGGTGAACAATGCGGGCATCCTGAAGCCCGCGCGGCTCGAGGATCTCTCGGAGGCCGACTGGGACGCGCATATGGACGTGAACGTGAAGGGCGTCCTCTCCTGCTGTCAGGCGGTGCTGCCGGGAATGCGCGCGCGCAAGGCGGGGCGGATCGTCAACATCGCCTCCATCGCGGGCCGTCAGGGCGTGCCGACCCAAGGCCATTATGCGGCGACCAAGGCCGCCGTCATTACCCTGACGCGGGTGCTGGCGCAGGAGGCCGGCATGGACGGGATCA contains:
- a CDS encoding ABC transporter permease translates to MSLSLSRHLPKDRESFSTLAVLVAFVGLFLVFATQADAFLTLGNLRNVLVNNVVLLAIVALGVTFVVSSGGIDLSVGVSVDMASLVFVSALAAGVAAPLGLAAGLGAALLVGLLNAILIARLKISPFLATLGVLFIGQSVQRLATGGGQPIYLVTKEYAAIFNAISRSSLLGVPTPVWVLILCVLATWLALHRMGFGRQVQAIGARPGVAWYSGIRVPSRLTQVYILAAVLAGITGILLSATVRSYVPMSGNAFLLDAIGATFIGTTISRERRPSILGTLLGVALLAMVKNGLLLIGWNFYWQQVGIGVLVFAVLALSFGLQRRH
- a CDS encoding sugar kinase encodes the protein MPTYDVSSIGFYVCDILGRPVTRIPDGGRADYIQEIRMTVAGTAGATAADCAILGLKTLAVTTVGEDEMGDFMVAKLTRFGVDCAMVARDGSVQTSATILPVRPNGERPALHVPGTAATFRIPEGRLDAALDARIVHVGGTGLLKSFDGAPTVEALRRAKELGRITTFDLIQATPETFELVRPCLPYIDYFVPSIEEASEMAGTTDPAEVARFFKGLGVKNAILTMGGEGVYVSPEAGEDFRLPAHAIEVVDTTGCGDSFTAGVIVGLARGWDLRDCCRFASAVAARVAMGLGSDGKLVSFEDTIEAMNTLPLRAN
- a CDS encoding SDR family NAD(P)-dependent oxidoreductase; translation: MTKTAVVTGAARGIGRALAVGLAEAGYDVAVTDLAAQADGLAETRALIEAAGRRAFVETVDVSDRAAVVAAMARIEDAAGGIDVLVNNAGILKPARLEDLSEADWDAHMDVNVKGVLSCCQAVLPGMRARKAGRIVNIASIAGRQGVPTQGHYAATKAAVITLTRVLAQEAGMDGITVNAICPGIILTEMGKNNLGSDEAIRHWEEVAALKRLGAPEDIVGPVLFFAGEQSAFVTGQALNVCGGIYFH